DNA sequence from the Candidatus Hydrogenedentota bacterium genome:
GCTTCGCCATTGACTTCCGTCCGGAGCTTTCCCAACTCCGATGTCAACGACGACTTTAGCAGCGCTCCGCTTTCGGGTGCGCCGTTAATGAGCGGGCGCACGGCGCTCATGACCTGGCCGTGCAGTTGCTGCGCCGTCTTGGGAGGCGGAGGCGGCGGCGTAGGTGGGGGAGGAGGCTCCCTCTCACACGAAGAAAGAAAGACCAACCCGATCCAGCACAATGCAAGCAACGCGCGTTTCATCGATGAAGTCCTTATGGGATTCGGCACCCCCCGGCGCATGTTCCGCGCCGGGCCTGTCTAGCGACAATCAAAGTATACGCAGCACACGCTATCACACACAACTGTTTTGTTGACAACTTGCCGATCCGGCGAACTTCCGACTATGATATAGGTGTGGGCGCGCAATGCGGCCGCGGGTTGGGCCGGTGGCGGACCCGACACCAATATCGTTTGGGGGTTTGATGAGCAAAATTCTCCTTGTGGACGACGATGCTGATCTGGCGGAGCTGATAAAGACCAAACTCAGCGCCGAGGGCCACGAAGTCCATACCATTCACACCGGGGACGGGGCCTTCGAGAAGGCCAAAGACGTGCGCCCGGACTTGGCGATTCTCGATATCATGCTGCCGGGTGTCACGGGGTACCAAATTTGCCGAAGGCTCCGCAAGGACCCCGAACTGTATCGAATTGGTATCCTCATCCTCACCGCGCTCGGCGAGGAACCCGAGGTCATGCACGGCCTCGAGCAGGGTGCGGACGATTTTCTGGCCAAGCCGTTCAAGCTGGACCATTTAACCGAGAAGCTCGGCGCGCTCACGACGCTGCAGGAATCCATATCCAAACACAATCCGCTGACCAACCTTCCGGGTACTGAGGCCATCAAACGCGAGATCAACCACCGGCTCGCGCGCGGAATGGCGATCGCCTGTTGCTATATCGACATCGTCGGGTTCAAGGCGTACTGCGCGGCTTACGGGCAGCAGGGCCAGAAGCGCGCCCTCGAATTCACGTCCCAACTGCTGACCAAACTCTCGCATAACATTGGGTTATACGAAAGCTTCATCGCGCACTTGGGGGGCGAACATTTTGTGGTGTTGGTGAATTTGGAGGATTACGAACGGTTCTGCAGTTCGTTGATGCAGATGTTTGACCAGAGCATCACCCAGATTTATTCGCCCCAGGAAGTCCAGCGCGGCTACATCGTCGCGACCGACAAGCACAACCGTGAAGTGAAGTATCCGCTTATGGCCTTGTCGATCGGCGTGGCCCATACGCAATACCGACACTACAAAAGCGCAAAGAAGCTGTTCGAGGTACTGGCCCAGACGCGGCAGATGGCCCAGCCCAAGGGCAAAAGTTCCGTCTTCGTCGACCGCCGTCAGACGGATCGCTAGTCCGGAGCGGCGCTTTTAGCGGCCCTGCGTTAACCAGGCCCGTTCAACAGCGGCGAGTATTTCTTTCAGCGCGGATTCTTCCTTGACGGAATCGAGAGCGTTGGGCGCTTCGACGAACATCAATCCGTATTTTCCGGGGCGTGTGTGCCGCACTTCCGCGAGATAGTTCGCGATTTGTTCGTCGAGCTGCAACTGGACCTTTAGCGCCGACTTGACGTCGAGTCGCGGATCGGCTTTCACCGGAAACTCGATCAACATGCCGCCGACGCTGATGTCGACCAGTTGCGGCTCGTAGACGGCGTACCCCTGGTCTTCCATTCGCACCTGGACCCTGCCGGGGTCAATCAGGGGTACACGGAAGAAGCGGCGCATGTCCGGCTGAATCACAAACGGCGGAAGGGTCATCGTAAGATAGCCCGTGCTCGTGGAAGGAACGAATCCCGTTACCGATCCAACAAAGACGTGTAACGTGCCTTCCAGCAGATACGACACGACCGCGGGCGCCAGGTCTTTGAACACCGCGCCGGCCTGCCCGCGGACCTCGAAGCGCACCGCGTTATCCTGAAGCAGCGAGAACGCGGCCTTCACGGAAGTTTCGGTTTCCGGTTGCGCCACGATGGCCGGCAGGTGGCGTGCACAGCATTCCTTCAATTCAACGATGACTTCAGCGCGCACAATTTTCGATTCGCTTGCCCCGAGATTCATGGATTGACCCCGCTCCATAGCAGTAACGCGGCCCCACCGCGCCCCTGCGTCCAAGCCTAGCCAAAAAACGCATGAAGGATATGCGGCTTTCCATTTCAATTCAATGTTATTGACCCCGCAATTGCGTACAGCCCGAGGGCGAACGCGCTCCGCCGAATTGCGGGGTTGGCCATTGCGATTACGAAGCAGTGCGAGTATAGTCGTCGCACCATGCCGCTCCCGCCATTGCGCTTCCTCGACGCCGCTCACATCGAACTCGATGGCGCGCCCGCCGTCGTCTTGCGCGATATCGAGGGTTTCGTCGAGGACCCGCTTGTACTAACCCCGCTTGCGTTCTTCATCGCCGCGCACCTGAATGGGGAGAACGAAATCTCGGACATTCAATACCTATTCAGTAACGCATCCGGTGGGCGGATCATTCGGGGCGAAGACATCGAACGCGTCGTCGAGACCTTGGACGAGCACGGGTTCCTGCTCACGGAAAAGTATCTTGGGCTTCGAAACAGCCTCATCGAATCGTTTCAAAACGCGCCCGCGCGGGCGGCCTATCTTGCGGGCAAATCGTATCCCGGCGATGGAGCGGAATTGCGCGCGTACCTCGACGCAATGTATTCGCGCGAAGGCGCTCCCGGCATATTGCCCGGTTCGGGCCCGGCGTCCGGCGATCACCTGCCGTGCCTGATTGTCCCGCATATCGATTTCGAGCGCGGCGGGCATTCGTATGCACACGGTTATTTGCGCATGGCCGAGTCGGAAAAACCAGACACCGTATTCGTGTTTGGCGTGGCGCACGCGGGCGCGCCGACGCCGTTCGCCATGACGCGCAAACATTTCGAAACGCCGCTCGGAACGGTCGAATCTGACCTGGACCTTGTCGATCAGATTGCGGCGCAATGCGATTGGGACCCCTACGAAGCGGAGATTGTGCATCGCACAGAGCATTCGATCGAGTTCCAGGCGGTGATGCTTGCGCATCTCTACGGGAGCGGCGTGAAGATTGTCCCCGTACTCTGCGGGCCTTTTATGTCCGAGGAGGGGCTTGCGACTGGCACGCTCGCGCGCGAGGTGGACGAGTACCTTCGCGTGTGCCGTGAGGTCGCGTGCCGGTCGGGGCGGCGCGTTACTATTATCGCAGGCGCGGACCTTGCGCACGTGGGCAAGAGGTTCGGCGATCCCTTCGATATCGACGACGCCGTGCTCGCCGATGTGCGCAAGCGCGACAATGAGGACATCGCCCACCTGGTCGCGCCCAATCCGGAATCCTGGTACGCGTCGGTCACGAAGGACGAGAACGCGCGCAGGGTCTGCGGGCTCAATTGCATCTATGCGGCGTTGAAGTGTGTGGATGGCGATGTGTCTACCGGAAAACTACTTCACTACGACTACGCGCACGATCCCGCCGGCGGTATCGTCTCGTTCGCAAACGTCGCTTTCACGCGATAACCCGTGTTGAATCCTCTGAATCGGCCTTACATACTGGGTATGGGGGTGGGAGCGTCGTTACGCTCGCGAAGACGAGCCGGAGCGGTCCATGCCGGGAGAACCAAACCCAAATACGATTCCGACACATTCGGAAGTTGCGGAGTTGCGCGCACGAGTCGCCGAACTCGAGGCGCGCATACAGGTGCTCGAACGCAAGGAGCAGGTGTTGCACGCGACGCTGAATTCCGCCGATGACGGAATTCTCGCGGTCGGCGAGTGCGGACAGGTCATCTTCGCCAACCGCCGATTCGAGAAGATGTGGCATATCCCGCCCGATTTGATGGAAGCCGCCGACGATAACGAACTGCTCAGTTTTGTGCTCGATCAATTGGAGCAGCCCGACGACTTCATCGCGAAGGTGCGTGA
Encoded proteins:
- a CDS encoding response regulator, producing MSKILLVDDDADLAELIKTKLSAEGHEVHTIHTGDGAFEKAKDVRPDLAILDIMLPGVTGYQICRRLRKDPELYRIGILILTALGEEPEVMHGLEQGADDFLAKPFKLDHLTEKLGALTTLQESISKHNPLTNLPGTEAIKREINHRLARGMAIACCYIDIVGFKAYCAAYGQQGQKRALEFTSQLLTKLSHNIGLYESFIAHLGGEHFVVLVNLEDYERFCSSLMQMFDQSITQIYSPQEVQRGYIVATDKHNREVKYPLMALSIGVAHTQYRHYKSAKKLFEVLAQTRQMAQPKGKSSVFVDRRQTDR
- a CDS encoding PilZ domain-containing protein; amino-acid sequence: MNLGASESKIVRAEVIVELKECCARHLPAIVAQPETETSVKAAFSLLQDNAVRFEVRGQAGAVFKDLAPAVVSYLLEGTLHVFVGSVTGFVPSTSTGYLTMTLPPFVIQPDMRRFFRVPLIDPGRVQVRMEDQGYAVYEPQLVDISVGGMLIEFPVKADPRLDVKSALKVQLQLDEQIANYLAEVRHTRPGKYGLMFVEAPNALDSVKEESALKEILAAVERAWLTQGR
- the amrB gene encoding AmmeMemoRadiSam system protein B, encoding MPLPPLRFLDAAHIELDGAPAVVLRDIEGFVEDPLVLTPLAFFIAAHLNGENEISDIQYLFSNASGGRIIRGEDIERVVETLDEHGFLLTEKYLGLRNSLIESFQNAPARAAYLAGKSYPGDGAELRAYLDAMYSREGAPGILPGSGPASGDHLPCLIVPHIDFERGGHSYAHGYLRMAESEKPDTVFVFGVAHAGAPTPFAMTRKHFETPLGTVESDLDLVDQIAAQCDWDPYEAEIVHRTEHSIEFQAVMLAHLYGSGVKIVPVLCGPFMSEEGLATGTLAREVDEYLRVCREVACRSGRRVTIIAGADLAHVGKRFGDPFDIDDAVLADVRKRDNEDIAHLVAPNPESWYASVTKDENARRVCGLNCIYAALKCVDGDVSTGKLLHYDYAHDPAGGIVSFANVAFTR
- a CDS encoding PAS domain-containing protein, with protein sequence MPGEPNPNTIPTHSEVAELRARVAELEARIQVLERKEQVLHATLNSADDGILAVGECGQVIFANRRFEKMWHIPPDLMEAADDNELLSFVLDQLEQPDDFIAKVRELYKSFRTSTDTLRFRDGRIFVRTSQPLVVNDALCGRVWTFRDETPADAIKHGAHA